ACCAGATATTTGTCGTAATCACCCGGGTACGACACCAGCTTGCCGCGGTCGAGGTCAACGATGCGCGTCGCCATGTTGCGGATAAACGAACGGTCGTGCGAGATAAATACGATGCTACCGGAGAACGATTTCAGGAAAGTTTCCAGCCAGTCAATGGTCTCGATATCCAGATGGTTGGTTGGCTCATCGAGCAGCAGCACGCGCGGCGCGCTGACCAGCGCCCGGCCCAGCGCCGCTTTACGCAGCCAGCCGCCGGAGAGCGACGCGAGCGGCGTGTCGGCATCCAGCTCCAGCTGCGCCAGCACTTCCGTAATGCGGTTTTCGAGCTGCCACAAATCGTGGTGCTCCAGCATCTCCTGCACTTTCGCCAGTTCTGACAGGTTTTTCTCGCTCGGATCGGTCATGACCAGGTGCGAAATCTGGTGATAGCGCTTCAGGTATTCGGCCTGTTCCGCCACGCCTTCGGCGACGAAATCGTAAACGGTGCCCGCAACGTTACGCGGCGGATCCTGTTGCAGACGCGCAACGACCAGATCCTGTTCATAGACAATGCGACCATCGTCCAGCGGCAGCTCATGGTTGAGGATTTTCATCAGGGTCGATTTACCGGCCCCGTTGCGTCCTACCAGACAGACACGCTCATTTTCTTCGATATGCAGTTCGGCATTATCGAGCAGGGGCGCGTCGCTGAATGAGAGCCAGGCGCCATGCATACTGATTAACGACATAATGCTTTATTCCTTGGTCTGGTGAGTCACAAGCCAGCAGTTATGGATCTGGCGGTTGCGCGCGAAGTCCTGAGAGAGCGTTTTTTGTGTGATGTCTTGCGCTTTCAGGCCCAGGGCCGCAAGCCCTTCGTTATCCATACGGAAGCCACGCTTGTTATTGGAAAACATAATCGTCCCGTCGCGACGCAGCAGGCGCTTAAGATCTTTCATCAGGCGCAGATGATCGCGCTGCACGTCGAACGTCTCTTCCATACGCTTGGAGTTGGAGAACGTCGGCGGATCGATAAAGACCAGATCGAACTGTTCATTGCTCTCGGCAAGCCAGCTCAGGCAGTCGGCCTGAATCAGGCGATGCGCGCGGCCGCTCAGCCCGTTGAGACGTAAGTTGCGCTCAGCCCACTCCAGGTACGTGCGCGACATATCCACCGTCGTGGTGGAGCGCGCGCCGCCGAGGCCCGCATGCACGCTGGCACTGCCGGTATAGGAGAAGAGGTTCAGGAAATCTTTGCCTTTGCTCATCTGGCCGAGCATCCGACGCGCAATGCGGTGATCGAGGAACAGGCCGGTATCGAGATAATCCGTCAGGTTGACCAGCAGACGCGCGTTAAACTCATGGACTTCCATAAACTCGCCCTTCTGGGCCAGTTTTTCATACTGATTTTTGCCTTTCTGGCGTTCGCGGGTTTTCAGCACCAGCTTATTCGGCGCAAGGCCAAGCACCGAGAGCGTGGCGGCAATCACGTCGAACAGACGCTGGCGCGCTTTTTCCGGCTCGATGGTTTTCGGCGGCGCGTATTCCTGAATCACTACCCAGTCGGCGTAGCGGTCTACGGCCACGTTGTAATCCGGCAGGTCGGCATCATACAGGCGATAACATTCAATGCCTTCCTGTTTCGCCCACTTCTCCAGCTTCTTCAGATTTTTACGCAGGCGGTTAGCGTAATCCTCCGCCACCTGGGCCGGCGCTGCGCCCGGCTGCGTCGGCGCCAGACGATAGTTTTTCTGAACGCAATCAAGCGGGCCGTTTTTCGCTTTGAACTGGCGGTCTGCGCGCAGTTGGAGGCAGCTTAACAGCTCCGGCGAGGCGCTAAACAGCGACAGGTTCCAGCCGCCGAACTGGTTTTTCATAATGCGCCCGAGCAGGCTGTGCAGCGCGATCAGCGCCGGCTCGCTCTCCAGACGCTCGCCGTATGGCGGGTTGCTGATAACGGTGCCGGTCGGGCCTTCCGGCAGCGGATTGGTCAGACTCGTCACATCCTGCGCGGCGAAGGTAATGATATCGGCAAGACCGGCGCGACGGGCGTTGGTGCGGGCGCGCTCAATGACGCGCGCATCGTTATCGGAGCCGTAAAAACGCGAGGCATATTCGCTAAGACCGCGACGCGCGCGCACCTGCGCCTCGGTTTTCACCTCTTTCCACAGGCTTTCGTCATGCTGCGCCCAGCCGTTAAAACCCCAGTGGGTACGGTGCAGACCGGGTGCGCGATCGGTGGCGATCATTGCCGCTTCAATCAGCAGCGTGCCGGAGCCGCACATCGGGTCGAGCAGCGGCGTGCCCGGCTGCCAGCCGGAGCGCATCACAATCGCCGCCGCCAGGTTCTCTTTGATAGGCGCCTGGCCGGTGCGATCGCGATAGCCGCGCTGGTGCAGGCCTTCACCGCTAAGATCGATAGCAATGCTGGCGGTGTCTTTATTCAGCCAGACGTTAATGCGCAGATCCGGCAGCTCGCGATCCACGCTCGGGCGCGGCAAATTTTTACGGGTGAAAGCGTCGACAATCGCGTCTTTCACCTTCATGGCACCATACTGGCTGTTGCGGATGGTGTCGTTAAGTCCGCTGAAATGAACGGCAAACGTGGCGTCGGGCGCGAAAATGCTCGTCCAGTCGATAGCCTGAACGCCCAGATAGAGATCCAGATCGCTGTAAACCGCGCATTCGCCAAGCGGCAGCAAAATACGCGACGCAAGACGGCTCCACATCAGGCTTTGATAAACCAGAGCCGCATCGCCCTGAAAATGCACGCCTCCCTGAACCACCTGGCACTCTTGCGCGCCCAGGTTTTCCAGTTCAGTTTTTAACAGCTCTTCGAGCCCACGCGCCGTACTGGCAAACAAAGCATTCATATCGTCACTTCAGTAAAAAGAAAATAGTGGCGCATTATAGCCAATCCCGCACGCATGTCATAAAGTTGCCCTTCTATTTCTTATGCCGGGAGGGCATACGCCATGGTTTTATCGCAGCTTTTTATTCATCCGGTGAAATCGATGCGTGGGTTGCAGGTCTCCCACGCGCTGGCGGATGTCAGCGGCCTGACATTTGACCGCGCGTTTATGGTGACGGAAACCGATGGCACCTTTATTACCGCGCGCCAGTATCCGCAAATGGTGCTTTTCACGCCCGCGCTGCTGCCGGACGGGCTGCACCTCACCGCGCCGGACGGCAGCAGCGCAGCCATTCGCTTCAATGACTTCGCCACGCTTCCCGCGCCGACGGAAGTCTGGGGCAATCATTTCACCGCGCTTATCGCGCCCGAAAGCGTTAACCAGTGGCTGAGCGGCTTTTTTGGCCGCGATGTGCAACTGCGCTGGGTCGGCCCGTCGCTTACGCGCCGCGTAAAACTTCATCCCGGGGTACCGCTCGGTTTTGCCGATGGCTTTCCATATCTGCTCGCTAATGAAGCCTCGCTGCGCGATCTGCAAAAACGCTGCCCGGCGGGTGTAACGATGAATCAGTTCCGCCCGAATCTGGTTGTGACCGGCGTTGAGGCCTGGGCTGAAGATACCTGGAAAGTGATTCGCATTGGCGACGTGGTGTTTGATGTCGCCAAACCGTGCAGCCGCTGCGTTTTCACTACCGTCAGCCCCGAGCGCGGACGCAAACATCCGAGCGGCGAGCCGCTCGCGACGCTGCAAAAATTCCGCACGGCGCTGGATAACGGCGATGTCGATTTCGGCCAGAATCTCATTGCCCGCAACAGCGGCGTGATCCGCGCAGGCGATCGCGTTGAAGTCCTTTCGACCGGCCCGGCACGACTCTATGGCGCAGGTGAAGTGGAAGAGAGCGTGATGCCTGCGGCAAACGCAGCAGCGAAGGTTTCAGTCGAATGGGAAGGCAAAAGCTTTAGCGGAAATAATCAGCAGGTTGTGCTCGAGCAGCTTGAACAGCAGGGCATTCGTGTGCCCTACTCCTGTCGCGCCGGGATTTGCGGCAGCTGCCGCGTGACGCTGCTGGAAGGGGAAGTTACGCCATTGAAGAAAAGCGCGCTCAGCGATGACGGCACGTTCTTAAGCTGTAGCTGCGTGCCGGCAGGCCCGATACGGCTCGCGCGTTAAACCGCCTGATCAAGGCTCAGATGCGGGGCGCTCGCCAGCGGTTTGAGCCTGTCATTCATCACTTTAATCGCATCACCCAGTTGCATCGCGCGGCCCGCGAGCGTCAACGCAGGCTGCGCCAGCAGACAAAGCGTCGCGTTATCACCAGGCTCGACCACCAGAAGGCAGACCGCTTCGCCGCTGTCGCTCAGCCATACGCAGGCGGCATCACCACAGCTCGGCGACCATTCGGCGGCGTCGTGGGTTAAGAAATGCCAGCTTTTCGGCATCTGGGGTTTCAGGAAGCGGATAGCGACGAGGGCGTTCAGCACCAGTTCAGCGCGCTGTTCAGCGGCGAGAGGAAGTTCACGGCATTTTTCATCGAAGGAGAACCAGAGCGCGGCGTCATCAACGCAGAATCCCGAAGGATCGAACGCGTCAGGCGTCAACATTTTGCGGGCAAAACGCGAGCGAAACAGCATGCCGTTGGCCAGATCGAGCATCATACGGTCGTGCTCGTTATCATAATACCAGCGCCAGTTATCGTCCGGCTTTATACGCATCATTACCCCCCACCACGCTGAAACTCAAAATTATTTCCCTTATTTTGCCGCTTCGTTTATTCCCTCAATAATCTAAGACTATGACGTTTAAATTAGCAACAACCGCGGAATATAAAACAACCAGGGCTGAAAATAAAGCCCTGGCCGTCTCAGATAAGGAAATGCTTAAAGATGGGTCACAATTTCTTTTACAAGCGGCGGGCCTTTAAAAATAAAGCCGGAATAGATCTGAATAAGCGAAGCGCCAGCCGCCATTTTTTCCCGCGCGGCAATAACGGAATCAATACCGCCGACGCCGATAATCGGCAGGCGTCCTTGCAGCTCCTGGCTTAACAGGCGAATGATTTCCGTACTTTTTAATTGCAGAGGACGGCCGCTTAATCCGCCCGTTTCATCGCAATATTTCATACCCTGCACCAGGCTGCGATCGAGCGTCGTATTGGTTGCAATAACCCCATCAATATTATGACGCACCAGGCTATCGGCCACCTGGATCAATTCCTCAAGAGAAAGATCCGGCGCGATCTTTACCGCCACGGGTACATATTTATGGTGCTTTTGCGACAGCAATTGCTGCTGATTTTTAATGGCGACGAGAAGATCGTCCAGCGCCTCGCCATATTGCAGCGAGCGCAAACCCGGCGTATTGGGTGACGAGATATTAATCGCGATATACCCGGCGTAGGGGAAGACTTTTTCCATACAGATCAGATAGTCATCTTTACCCTGTTCTACCGGCGTGTCTTTATTTTTGCCGATATTAATGCCGAGCACGCCGTCAAAATGCGCTTTTTTGACGTTCTCCACCAGGTTATCCACGCCGAGATTATTAAAGCCCATGCGGTTAATCAGCCCTTCTGCTTCGACCAGGCGGAACAGACGCGGCTTGTCGTTGCCCGGCTGCGGGCGCGGCGTCACGGTGCCGATTTCCACCGATCCAAAGCCCATCGCGCCAAGGGCGTCAATGCACTCGCCGTTTTTATCAAGGCCCGCAGCAAGCCCCAGCGGGTTTTTAAACGTCAGCCCCATGCAGGTCACCGGTTTAGACGGCACTTTCTGGCGCAGCAGCGCTTCAAGAGGTGTGCCGGTAATGCGGCGCATTTGCTGGAAGGTCAATTCGTGAGCGCGCTCGGGGTCGAGCTGAAAAAGGGCTTTTCGAACGAAGGGGTAGTACATGAACTCTCCTGGATTCCCGGTGTGCAAACCGGGGCGCTATTATCTGCGATCCGCTTCACAAAGGGAATTGACCTGCGGCAAAAAAGGCCGTGTGAAAGCAAACGTTTTCTTTTTAGCGTCGTTTTATGCATTTTTCAGCAAAGCATCGCCACTATTTTTAGTTTCTCAAGGCCAGCCCCTCTGCCACTATCCTCTCATATTGTTATTAATGTTAATGAAAACCATTATTTTGGTTATAAGGAGGTGGTATGCGGGTTATTACTCTGGCGGGAAGCCCACGCTTTCCTTCACGCTCCAGCGCCCTGCTCTCGTATCTCGCAGGCGAGCTTACCCGACTGGATGTCGAGATCTGTCACTGGCATATCCAGAATTTCGCGCCAGAAGATTTACTCTACGCCCGCTTCGACAGCCCGGCGCTCCTGACGCTGATTGAACAGCTTCAGCAGGCCGACGGCGTCATCATCGCCACCCCCATCTATAAGGCCTCGTTTTCCGGCGCGCTGAAGACGCTGCTCGATCTCCTGCCCGAACGGGCGCTGGAGAAAAAAGTCGTGTTGCCGGTCGCGACCGGGGGTTCGGCCGGCCATCTGCTGGCGCTGGATTACGCGCTTAAACCTGTGCTTAACGCCCTGAAAGCGCAGGAGATCCTGCATGGTGTCTTCGCTGACGACACGCAAGTGCTGGATTACCACCATCAGCCGCGCTTTTCCCCGCAGCTACAAACGCGTCTTGACGATGCCCTCGACACTTTCTGGCAGGCGCTGACCCGCCGCCATCTGGCAACCCCTGCGCCGCAGTTCACAAGGAGAACGTTACATGCTTAATCTTTTGCGTCGTCACGCCGCACCACTGCTGGCAGCCAGCCTCGCGCTTTTTGCCGCAGGCGCCAGCGCCGCCGAGCCGCAGCCGGAGGCGCTGCGCATCGGCTATCAGAAAGGCTCTGTGAGCATGGTGCTGGCGAAAAGCCATCATCTGCTTGAGGAGCGTTACCCGAACACCAAAATCACCTGGGTGGAATTCCCGGCGGGCCCGCAGCTGCTTGAAGCGCTCAATGTCGGCAGCATCGATCTCGGCAGTACCGGCGACATTCCGCCGATCTTCGCTCAGGCGGCGGGCGCCGATCTGGTCTATGTCGGCAGCGAGCCGCCGAAACCGAAAGCCGAGGTGTTGCTGGTGGCGGAAAACAGCCCGATTAAAAGCGTCGTCGACCTGAAAGGCCATAAGGTCGCGTTCCAGAAAGGCTCCAGCTCGCACAATCTGCTGCTGCGCGCGTTGCAAAAAGCCGGCCTGAAATTTACCGATATTCAGCCGGTCTATCTCACGCCCGCCGATGCGCGCGCCGCGTTTACGCAGGGTAACGTCGACGCCTGGGCCATCTGGGACCCGTACTACTCCGCCGCGCTCATTCAGGGCGGCGTGCGGGTGCTGACCGACGGCACCGATCTCGATCTCACCGGATCGTTCTACCTCGCCTCGCGCCCCTATGCCGAAAAATATGGTCAGTTCCTGACAGGCGTGCTGGAGAGCTTCAGCGAAGCGGACGCCCTGACGCGCAGCCAGCGCAAAGAGAGCGTGAAACTGTTCGCGCAAAGCATCGGGCTGCCGGAGCCGGTCATTGAGCTCTATTTCGATCACCGCCCGCCGACGCGTATCACGCCCGTGAATGAAGAGACGGCCGTGCGCCAACAGCACACCGCCGATCTGTTTTATGACAACCATCTGGTCCCGAAAAAAGTCGATATCCGCAGCCGCATCTGGTCCGGCGCTACTGAAGGAGCGAAATCATGAGTCTGAATCTGTTCTGGTTTTTACCCACCCACGGCGATGGTCACTATCTTGGCAGCGACGCAGGGGCTCGCCCGGTTGATCATGGTTATTTGCAGCAAATTGCCCAGGCCGCTGACCGCCTCGGATTTACCGGCGTGCTGATCCCAACCGGGCGCTCCTGCGAGGACGCCTGGCTGGTCGCAGCCTCGATGATCCCGGTCACCCAGCGGCTGAAATTCCTGGTGGCGCTGCGCCCGTCGGTGGTATCGCCGACCGTGGCGGCGCGGCAGGCAGCGACGCTGGACAGGCTCTCTAACGGCCGCGCGCTCTTTAACCTGGTGACCGGCAGCGATCCGCAGGAGCTGGCCGGTGACGGCGTGTTCCTTGATCACACGGCGCGTTATGAGGCGTCGGCCGAATTTACCCGCGTCTGGCGCCGCCTGCTCGAAGGCGAGAAGGTCGATTTTGAAGGTAAGCATATTAAGGTGCGCGGCGCGCAGCTGCTGTTCCCACCGGTACAGCAACCGCGCCCGCCGCTCTACTTCGGCGGATCGTCCGACGTGGCGCAGGATCTGGCTGCCGAGCAGGTCGATCTCTACCTGACCTGGGGCGAGCCGCCGGAGCAGGTAAAAGAGAAGATAGCCCAGGTGCGCGCCAAAGCGGCAGCCCACGGACGCACGGTACGCTTCGGCATTCGCCTGCATGTGATTGTGCGTGAAACCACGGAAGAAGCATGGCAGGCCGCCGACCGGCTGATCGCCCATCTCGACGACGAAACGATCGCCAAAGCGCAGGCGGCGTTCGCGCGTCAGGACTCCGTCGGCCAGCAGCGCATGGCGGCGCTGCACGGCGGTCGGCGCGACCAGCTTGAGATCAGCCCGAACCTCTGGGCGGGCGTCGGTCTGGTGCGCGGCGGCGCGGGCACAGCGCTGGTGGGCGATGGCCCAACGGTGGCGGCGCGCATTAATGAATACGCAGCGCTTGGCATCGACAGCTTTATTCTCTCCGGTTATCCGCATCTGGAAGAGGCGTACCGGGTCGGTGAGCTTTTATTCCCGCATCTCGATGTCGCCATCCCGGACGTGCCGCAGCCGCGCCCGCTCACGGCGCAGGGCGAAGCGGTAGCCAATGAGTTTATACCGCGCCGGGTGGCGCAGAGTTAAGGAGGCTGCATGACAAGCGCTTCGCAAAAATGGCTCCAGCGCGCCGCCCCGTGGGTGTTGCCGGTGGGAATTATTGCCGTCTGGCAGCTCGCCTCCCAGACGGGCTGGCTGTCGACGCGTATTCTGCCATCGCCGGAAAGCGTGGTGGAAACGTTCTGGCGGCTGACGGCGAGCGGCGAGCTTTGGCAGCACCTGGCGATCAGCAGCTGGCGCGCGCTGGTGGGTTTTTCCATCGGCGGACTGATTGGGCTGGTGCTCGGGCTTATCAGCGGGCTGTCGCGCTGGGGCGAACGGCTGCTCGACAGCTCCATCCAGATGCTGCGTAACGTGCCGCATCTGGCGCTGATCCCGCTGGTGATTTTGTGGTTCGGCATCGACGAGAGCGCCAAAATTTTTCTGGTGGCGCTCGGCACGCTGTTCCCGATCTATATCAACACCTGGCACGGCATTCGCAATATTGACAGCGGTCTGCTGGAGATGGCGCGCAGCTACGGGCTTTCGGGTTTCAGCCTGTTCCGGCAGGTGATTTTACCAGGCGCCCTGCCCTCGATTATGGTCGGGGTGCGCTTCGCGCTCGGGCTGATGTGGCTGACGCTTATCGTGGCGGAGACGATTTCGGCGAACGCCGGCATTGGCTACCTCGCGATGAACGCGCGCGAGTTTTTGCAAACCGACGTGGTGGTGGTGGCGATTATTCTCTACGCCCTGCTCGGCAAGCTCGCGGATCTCAGCGCCCGCCTGCTTGAGCGCGTCTGGCTGCGCTGGCACCCCGCTTACCAGACTAAAGAGGCTAACGCATGACGACATCACGACTCAACCAGGGAACGCCGCTGCTGCTGGAAGGCGTGACCAAACGCTACGGCGCGAAGACCATCCTTAACGCGCTGGATCTGCATATTCCCGCCGGGCAGTTTGTGGCGGTGGTCGGGCGCAGCGGCGGCGGCAAGAGCACGCTGCTGCGCCTGCTCGCCGGGCTGGAAACGCCAGACGGCGGAGAACTGCGCGCCGGGAACGCGCCGCTTGCCGACGTGCGCGAGGATACGCGGATGATGTTTCAGGATGCGCGACTGCTGCCGTGGAAAAAGGTGCTGGATAATGTCGGGCTGGGGCTTACAGGCGACTGGCAGCCTGCGGCGCGCCGGGCGCTGGAAGAAGTAGGCCTGGCCGACCGCGCGAACGACTGGCCCGCCGCGCTTTCCGGCGGACAAAAGCAGCGCGTGGCGCTGGCGCGCGCGTTGATTCATCGCCCCGGCCTGTTGCTGCTTGATGAGCCGCTCGGCGCGCTGGATGCGCTGACGCGCCTTGAGATGCAGGAATTGATTGTGTCGCTGTGGCGCGAGCACGGTTTTACGGTGCTGCTGGTGACGCATGACGTGAGCGAATCGGTGGCGATGGCGGAGCGGGTGTTGTTAATCGAAGACGGGAAAATTGGGCTGGATGTGGCCGTGGATTTGCCGCATCCACGTCACCACGGCACGCCGCGTCTGGCGGAGCTGGAAGCACAGGTATTGAACCGGGTGATGTGTAAAACGCCTGCGCCGGTGCGGGCAGTCAAGGTAGGGTAATTCGTTATCGATAAAAGAAAGGCGGGTGCGCTTACGCTTACCCGCCCTACAATGCTGACAGGGTGTTATGTAGGGTGGGTAAGCGCAGCGCACCCACCACCCTATATCAGCCCATTACGCCAGCGCCTTGCTCACTTTCTCATACAGATCGCCGGACAGCTTCGGCAGCGCCTTCAGCTCCTCCAGCGCCGCGCGCATCAGCGCCTGACGTTTTTCGTCATAACGCTTCAGGCGGATCAGCGGCTCAATCAGACGCGACGCCACCTGCGGGTTGCGGGTATTCAGCTCAATCAGCATATCCACCAGGAAGCGGTAGCCGCTGCCATCTTCGGCATGGAACGCCGCCGGGTTGTTAGTGGCGAACGCGCCCACCAGCGCTCGCACGCGGTTCGGGTTGCCGAGGCTGAAGGAACGGTGCTCCAGCAGCGCGCGAACCTTGCTCACCCCCCCTTTCGCCGGGCTCATCGCCTGCAACATAAACCACTTGTCCATCACCAGACCGTCGTGGTGCCACTTGTCATCGTATTCGGCGAGCAGCGTATCGCGGCACGGCAGCTGCGCTGACACAGCGGCGGCCAGCGCTGCCAGCGCGTCGGTCATGTTGTCCGCGTCGTGATACTGGGTTGAGACCAGCTTGTCAGCCAACTGCGCGTCGCCAAACGCCAGATAATGCAGGCAGGTGTTACGCAGCGCGCGTTTGCCGATATCCGCGTGATCGATACGGTAACCGGTGAGTTTATGGGCGTTGTAGACCGCCAGCAGTTCATCGGCAAGCTCGGTCGCCAGCGTACGGGTCAGCGCGTCATGCACCGCCGCAATAGCCTGCGGATCGATGGTCTGGAACAGCTCGGCGATTTCGTTTTGCGACGGCAGCGTCAGGATCTCCGCCGCCAGCGCCGGATCGATGGTTTCGTCAAGCAGGATTGCGCGGAAAGCGTCCGCCACGTGCAACGGCAGCGACAGCGGCTGCTGCTGCTGATAACGCGCGACGTTGAGCTTGATATGGGTCGCCAGCAGGCTCTGCGCCGCATCCCAGCGCGAGAAATCGTTACGCGCGTGACGCATCAGGAACGTTAACTGCTGGTCGCTCCATTTATATTCCAGCTTCACCGGCGCGGAGAATTCGCGCAGCAGCGACGGCACCGGCTGGAAGTAAACGTTATCAAAGACGAACGTCTGCTCCGCCTGCGTCAGGTTCAGCACATGGTGCACCGGATGCCCGTCTTTTTGCAGCGGGATAACCTTGCCTTCGTTGTCATACAGCTCGATATCGAACGGAATATGCAGCGGCAGTTTTTCCGGCTGATCCGCCGTCGGCGGCGTGCGCTGGCTTAACGTCAGCGTGTACTGCTCGGTTTGCGGATTGTAATCATCCTGCACGGTGACAATTGGCGTGCCGGACTGGCTGTACCAGCGGCGGAAATGTGAGAGATCGACATTCGACGCGTCTTCCATCGCCTGAACGAAATCGTCGCAGGTGGCGGCGCTGCCGTCGTGACGCTCGAAGTAGAGCTGCATTCCTTTCTGGAAATTTGCTTCGCCAAGTAGCGTATGGAGCATACGGATGACTTCGGAACCCTTCTCATACACGGTCAGGGTGTAGAAGTTATTCATCTCAATGACCATGTCCGGGCGAATCGGGTGCGCCATCGGGCTTGCGTCTTCGGCGAACTGCATCGCACGCATGGTGCGCACATTGCTGATGCGGTTGAC
The genomic region above belongs to Cronobacter malonaticus LMG 23826 and contains:
- the pepN gene encoding aminopeptidase N, translating into MTQQPQAKYRHDYRAPDYLITDIDLTFDLDAARTRVTAVSQINRRVAENAPLRLDGEDLTLISVEVDGQPWTHHRLEEGALVLENLPERFTLKIVNDINPAANTALEGLYQSGEALCTQCEAEGFRHITWYLDRPDVLARFTTKIIADKTKYPYLLSNGNRMAQGELEDGRHWMQWEDPFPKPCYLFALVAGDFDVLRDTFTTRSGRDVALELYVDRGNLDRAGWAMTSLKNSMKWDEERFGLEYDLDIYMIVAVDFFNMGAMENKGLNVFNSKFVLARAETATDKDYLNIERVIGHEYFHNWTGNRVTCRDWFQLSLKEGLTVFRDQEFSSDLGSRAVNRISNVRTMRAMQFAEDASPMAHPIRPDMVIEMNNFYTLTVYEKGSEVIRMLHTLLGEANFQKGMQLYFERHDGSAATCDDFVQAMEDASNVDLSHFRRWYSQSGTPIVTVQDDYNPQTEQYTLTLSQRTPPTADQPEKLPLHIPFDIELYDNEGKVIPLQKDGHPVHHVLNLTQAEQTFVFDNVYFQPVPSLLREFSAPVKLEYKWSDQQLTFLMRHARNDFSRWDAAQSLLATHIKLNVARYQQQQPLSLPLHVADAFRAILLDETIDPALAAEILTLPSQNEIAELFQTIDPQAIAAVHDALTRTLATELADELLAVYNAHKLTGYRIDHADIGKRALRNTCLHYLAFGDAQLADKLVSTQYHDADNMTDALAALAAAVSAQLPCRDTLLAEYDDKWHHDGLVMDKWFMLQAMSPAKGGVSKVRALLEHRSFSLGNPNRVRALVGAFATNNPAAFHAEDGSGYRFLVDMLIELNTRNPQVASRLIEPLIRLKRYDEKRQALMRAALEELKALPKLSGDLYEKVSKALA